One window of the Candidatus Microbacterium colombiense genome contains the following:
- the cysK gene encoding cysteine synthase A has translation MSGIHSDITTAFGNTPLVRLNAVTEGLGATVLAKLEYYNPASSVKDRIGIAMINAAEASGELKPGGTIVESTSGNTGIALAMVGAARGYKVILTMPASMSKERRVLLKAFGAEIVLTDPTKGMSGAIEVTKQIVADTPGAIWIRQFENAANPQIHRETTAPEILRDTDGAVDIFIAGVGTGGTVTGTGQALKAAKRGVQVIAVEPKDSPVLSEGHPGPHKIQGIGPNFVPDILDREILDEIIPVEFEDSLRVARELAAKEGLLVGMSSGAAVWAALQVAARPENAGKTIVVIVPDTGERYLSTALFEDLREE, from the coding sequence ATGTCCGGCATCCATTCCGACATCACGACCGCTTTCGGCAACACCCCTCTGGTGCGGCTCAACGCGGTCACCGAGGGCCTGGGCGCCACCGTGCTCGCCAAGCTCGAGTACTACAACCCCGCCTCGAGCGTGAAGGACCGCATCGGCATCGCCATGATCAATGCCGCCGAGGCCTCGGGCGAGCTGAAGCCCGGCGGAACGATCGTCGAATCCACCAGCGGCAACACCGGCATCGCACTGGCCATGGTCGGCGCCGCCCGCGGGTACAAGGTCATCCTCACGATGCCCGCCTCGATGTCGAAGGAGCGGCGCGTGCTGCTCAAGGCCTTCGGTGCGGAGATCGTTCTCACCGACCCGACCAAGGGCATGAGCGGCGCGATCGAGGTCACCAAGCAGATCGTGGCCGACACCCCCGGCGCCATCTGGATCCGCCAGTTCGAGAACGCCGCGAACCCGCAGATCCATCGGGAGACCACGGCACCGGAGATCCTGCGCGACACCGACGGAGCCGTCGACATCTTCATCGCCGGCGTGGGCACGGGTGGCACCGTCACGGGCACCGGACAGGCTCTCAAGGCCGCGAAGCGGGGTGTGCAGGTCATCGCCGTCGAGCCCAAGGACTCCCCCGTTCTCAGCGAAGGCCACCCCGGTCCCCACAAGATCCAGGGCATCGGCCCGAACTTCGTGCCCGACATCCTCGATCGCGAGATTCTCGACGAGATCATCCCGGTCGAGTTCGAGGACTCGTTGCGCGTCGCCCGCGAGCTCGCCGCCAAGGAGGGTCTGCTCGTGGGCATGTCCTCCGGGGCTGCCGTGTGGGCGGCACTCCAGGTCGCCGCGCGCCCCGAGAACGCCGGCAAGACGATCGTCGTCATCGTGCCCGACACCGGGGAGCGTTACCTCTCCACCGCGCTGTTCGAAGATCTGCGCGAGGAGTGA
- a CDS encoding phage holin family protein produces the protein MITFLFRTAIYILSAGLGLIVADLVLDGFQIEWSKWWGFVLCILIFALLQSILSPWISKLADRYAPVLLGGIGIFSTLIALLIVVLLPIGGLRIVDAAGWILGSVIVWLITALGTVLLPMIFIKRKVKEARRR, from the coding sequence GTGATCACATTCCTGTTCCGCACGGCCATCTACATCCTCTCCGCCGGTCTCGGACTCATCGTCGCCGATCTCGTGCTCGACGGCTTCCAGATCGAGTGGTCGAAGTGGTGGGGCTTCGTGCTCTGCATCCTCATCTTCGCGCTGCTGCAGAGCATCCTCTCTCCGTGGATCAGCAAGCTCGCTGATCGCTACGCGCCCGTTCTTCTCGGCGGGATCGGCATCTTCTCGACGCTCATCGCGCTGCTGATCGTCGTCCTGCTCCCGATCGGTGGGCTCCGGATCGTCGACGCGGCCGGATGGATCCTCGGATCCGTGATCGTCTGGCTCATCACCGCGCTCGGAACCGTGCTGCTGCCGATGATCTTCATCAAGCGCAAGGTCAAAGAGGCACGTCGCCGCTGA
- the cysE gene encoding serine O-acetyltransferase: MSARRGAIARIREDITAAKLRDPAARSRAEVALLYPGLHAIWAHRVWHALWRRGFRLPARAGSQVSRWLTGIEIHPGAEIGRRFFIDHGMGVVIGETAEIGDDVMLYHGVTLGGRTRDSGKRHPTIGDGVAVGAGAKILGPITIGAGSVVGANAVVTRDAPVDSILIGIPAKPRHRIVGEDTRALLTAPDYAI; encoded by the coding sequence GTGAGCGCTCGACGCGGCGCGATCGCTCGAATCCGCGAAGACATCACCGCGGCGAAGCTGCGTGACCCTGCGGCGCGCAGCAGAGCCGAGGTCGCGCTCCTCTACCCCGGTCTGCACGCCATCTGGGCGCACCGCGTGTGGCACGCGCTGTGGCGGCGGGGCTTCCGTCTTCCCGCGCGCGCGGGCTCGCAGGTCTCCCGCTGGCTCACCGGCATCGAGATCCACCCCGGCGCCGAGATCGGTCGCCGCTTCTTCATCGACCACGGGATGGGTGTCGTGATCGGCGAGACCGCCGAGATCGGCGACGACGTGATGCTCTACCACGGGGTCACCCTCGGAGGGCGGACCCGTGACTCCGGCAAGCGCCATCCGACCATCGGCGACGGTGTGGCCGTGGGCGCCGGGGCGAAGATCCTCGGACCCATCACGATCGGTGCGGGCTCCGTCGTGGGCGCGAACGCCGTCGTGACGCGTGACGCGCCCGTCGACAGCATCCTCATCGGCATTCCGGCGAAGCCACGTCATCGGATCGTCGGCGAAGACACCCGGGCCCTGCTCACCGCACCGGACTACGCGATCTGA
- the prmC gene encoding peptide chain release factor N(5)-glutamine methyltransferase yields the protein MSVNSLAALVRGAAERLANAGVQDPLVDAELLAGHVLGLRRGEVQAALIRGDAVEQADADSLEVLVLRRAAREPLQHITGTAPFRHLELQVGPGVFVPRPETETVVQFAIDALLLSSDPAPIGVDLGTGSGAIALAMATEVTHARIFAAELSADAHVWASKNVKGVENLTLVLADLAEAFPELDGTASVVISNPPYVPDAAIPRDPEVRLFDPAMALYGGADGLDIVRVLSGRALRLLRPGGLLVIEHGELQGESIREVLTADGWRAAATHRDLTLRDRATTALRP from the coding sequence ATGTCTGTGAACTCTCTGGCGGCTCTCGTCCGCGGCGCAGCTGAGCGTCTCGCGAACGCCGGCGTGCAGGATCCCCTCGTCGATGCCGAGCTCCTCGCCGGCCATGTGCTGGGTCTTCGTCGCGGCGAAGTCCAGGCCGCACTCATCCGTGGCGACGCAGTCGAGCAGGCCGACGCCGACAGCCTCGAGGTGCTCGTCCTCCGTCGTGCCGCCCGGGAGCCGCTTCAGCACATCACGGGCACCGCACCCTTCCGCCATCTCGAGCTGCAGGTCGGACCCGGGGTGTTCGTGCCGCGACCCGAGACCGAGACCGTCGTGCAGTTCGCGATCGATGCGCTCCTCCTCTCCTCGGACCCCGCCCCCATCGGCGTCGACCTCGGAACCGGCAGCGGTGCGATCGCGCTGGCGATGGCGACGGAGGTCACGCACGCACGCATCTTCGCGGCTGAGCTGTCTGCGGATGCGCATGTGTGGGCCAGCAAGAACGTGAAGGGGGTCGAGAACCTGACGCTGGTGCTCGCCGACCTCGCCGAGGCGTTCCCCGAGCTGGACGGCACGGCGAGCGTGGTCATCTCGAACCCGCCGTACGTGCCCGATGCGGCGATCCCTCGTGACCCGGAGGTGCGGCTCTTCGATCCCGCCATGGCTCTGTACGGGGGAGCGGACGGGCTCGACATCGTCCGCGTGCTGAGTGGACGTGCGTTGAGACTGCTGCGTCCCGGTGGCCTGCTCGTGATCGAGCACGGCGAGCTGCAGGGCGAGTCGATCAGAGAAGTCCTGACCGCCGATGGCTGGCGCGCGGCCGCCACGCATCGCGATCTGACCCTCCGCGACCGCGCCACGACGGCGCTGCGACCCTGA
- a CDS encoding L-threonylcarbamoyladenylate synthase, whose product MSSIFDCHDEAQLLAGMRHARQAIARGELIVMPTDTVYGVAADAFSPAAVQKLLDAKGRGRNQPPPVLIGSTDTLTALAESVPEPVQRLVDAFWPGGLTIVLPAQPSLVWDLGETLGTVAVRMPEGRVALELLAETGPLAVSSANLTGHDAAISALDAERMLGDSVAVYLADGLSKDGIASTIVDATSLVRGGSDGEPAVIRILRHGVVTREQLQEVLGDVLEPEVRPEQPEVRPKADAAQEEHQDGDS is encoded by the coding sequence ATGTCCTCCATCTTCGACTGCCACGACGAGGCACAGCTGCTCGCCGGAATGCGGCACGCACGCCAGGCGATCGCCCGCGGCGAACTCATCGTCATGCCCACTGACACCGTGTACGGCGTCGCCGCCGATGCGTTCTCGCCCGCGGCCGTGCAGAAGCTCCTCGACGCGAAGGGGCGTGGCCGCAACCAGCCGCCTCCCGTGCTGATCGGCTCGACCGACACCCTGACAGCGCTCGCGGAGTCGGTGCCGGAGCCTGTGCAGCGTCTCGTCGATGCATTCTGGCCCGGCGGACTGACGATCGTGCTCCCCGCGCAGCCTTCTCTCGTCTGGGACCTGGGAGAGACACTCGGCACCGTGGCGGTCCGCATGCCGGAGGGGCGGGTCGCCCTCGAGCTGCTCGCCGAGACCGGCCCCTTGGCCGTCTCGAGCGCGAATCTCACGGGGCATGATGCGGCGATCTCGGCCCTCGATGCGGAGCGCATGCTGGGCGACAGTGTCGCGGTGTACCTCGCCGACGGCTTGAGCAAAGACGGCATCGCCTCGACGATCGTGGACGCGACCTCGCTCGTGCGCGGTGGCTCCGACGGCGAGCCCGCCGTCATCAGGATCCTCCGGCACGGCGTCGTCACCCGGGAGCAGCTGCAGGAGGTGCTCGGCGATGTCCTCGAGCCCGAGGTGCGCCCCGAGCAGCCCGAGGTGCGGCCGAAGGCGGACGCCGCACAGGAGGAGCACCAGGACGGGGATTCGTGA